From one Nilaparvata lugens isolate BPH chromosome 2, ASM1435652v1, whole genome shotgun sequence genomic stretch:
- the LOC120349641 gene encoding uncharacterized protein LOC120349641, translating into MPNEPLSTYILAIKYAAKLLRLNKSEEEIVNDICSGLNPEERSRLFFQNKPSSFAQLTEMSVTSQNILFADRERSKFVPNNYGQNSRNVSNRVDNVRNRCYRCNNLGHISAHCRTNLGNDNKGHNSRNSGSQNPSRENRNWDTSKITCYKCNELGHYASNCNHKKSRLGRENKKIERSIHSRTFKMNSNNNNKGVNYLKSVKETGNRKKENTSSVDKKKLKGIKGRSKRKKIKTFNKLKIRALRKNVTPFINCKMENSETSYIGLIDSGSDVSVISKPVFNELLLSGSDLEIVEDNQLCVTANKSKLLLSNTVLLKIKIEHFSWKFRFYIHETLSTPIILGADFIHHTQLVPDIRGIISAFVLNSNFHLIVN; encoded by the coding sequence ATGCCTAACGAACCTCTGTCTACATATATCTTAGCGATAAAATATGCAGCTAAACTGTTGAGATTAAATAAATCAGAAGAGGAAATAGTAAACGACATCTGTTCTGGTCTAAATCCCGAGGAAAGATCTAGGttatttttccaaaataaaCCTAGTAGTTTCGCTCAACTTACTGAAATGTCAGTGACCTCACAAAACATACTGTTTGCAGATAGAGAAAGGTCTAAATTTGTCCCCaataattatggtcaaaatagTAGAAATGTATCTAATAGGGTTGACAATGTAAGAAACAGATGCTACAGGTGTAATAATTTAGGCCATATCAGCGCTCATTGTAGAACTAATTTGGGTAATGATAATAAGGGACACAATTCCAGGAATAGTGGTAGTCAGAATCCTTCTAGAGAAAATAGAAACTGGGACACGAGTAAAATAACTTGCTATAAATGTAATGAATTAGGGCACTATGCTTCAAACTGCAATCATAAAAAATCCCGACTAGgccgagaaaataaaaaaatagaaaggtCAATTCATAGCAGGACTTTTAAGATGaatagcaataataataataaaggtgtaaattatttgaaatctgTCAAAGAAACTGGTAACaggaagaaagaaaatacaTCTTCAGTAGACAAAAAGAAATTAAAGGGAATAAAAGGTAGGAGTAagagaaagaaaattaaaacatttaataaGTTAAAAATAAGAGCTCTAAGAAAAAACGTCACTCCTTTCATTAATTGCAAAATGGAGAATAGCGAAACCAGCTATATAGGTCTTATTGATTCAGGATCCGACGTTAGTGTTATCTCAAAACCTGTTTTCAATGAACTATTGTTAAGTGGCTCTGACCTTGAAATAGTAGAAGATAATCAACTTTGCGTAACCGCTAATAAAAGCAAGTTATTATTATCTAACACTGTTCtacttaaaataaaaattgaacatttctcTTGGAAATTCCGCTTCTATATTCACGAAACTCTCTCTACGCCAATTATCCTAGGAGCTGATTTCATACATCATACTCAGTTAGTTCCCGATATAAGAGGTATTATTTCTGCTTTTGTCCTCAATTCAAATTTCCATTTGATAGTAAATTGA
- the LOC120349642 gene encoding uncharacterized protein LOC120349642 has product MCVSLHHYIAEVTKRLRGKLLLSVPYFDLEIKFLLQTRSSYSVRNHTIEPKIWEDSVLEVSFERHLVYRTYPRPSEFISSAIPQIIEPSSLLDLFDFVHCLQYSARLQRKVEKSMNRIYEKNKTSP; this is encoded by the exons ATGTGCGTCTCCCTACACCATTACATTGCCGAGGTCACCAAAAGGTTGCGCGGCAAACTG cttttatctgtgcCCTACTTCGACTTGGAAATAAAGTTCCTACTACAAACCAGAAGCAGCTACAGTGTAAGAAATCACACAATAGAGCCCAAAATTTGGGAAGATTCTGTCCTGGAAGTATCTTTTGAACGGCATTTGGTCTATCGAACCTATCCTAGACCATCAGAATTTATTAGTAGCGCAATCCCGCAAATTATTGAACCAAGTTCCTTGCTCGACCTGTTTGATTTTGTACACTGTCTTCAATACAG TGCAAGATTGCAAAGAAAAGTGGAGAAATCTATGAACCGTATTTATGAGAAGAATAAAACCTCCCCCTAG
- the LOC111051625 gene encoding uncharacterized protein LOC111051625 — translation MFLLSLIPESEELSDAQLKLFKRHVLRVIDGISFSGHQQQNPRSSSGLTILTSPTMSDSRDSQIDLTHMSSDVNIQTAYFYNAFSQGLNSSKM, via the coding sequence ATGTTTCTGCTCAGCTTGATTCCAGAATCAGAAGAATTGAGTGATGCACAACTCAAACTTTTCAAGCGACACGTGTTGAGAGTGATTGATGGCATAAGTTTCTCGGGACATCAACAACAGAATCCACGGTCCTCATCAGGCCTCACCATCCTCACCTCACCGACGATGTCCGACTCAAGAGATTCACAAATAGACTTGACTCACATGTCGTCTGATGTAAATATCCAAACTGCATATTTTTATAACGCTTTTTCACAAGGTCTCAATAGCTCAAAAATGTAA